The following DNA comes from Deltaproteobacteria bacterium.
CGCAAGCGGCTGTTATTAGTGGTGGTAAGACTGGGCTTTCATTATTTAATTGCCATGGGTTTGCTAATGCATTAGCCATAAAAGTAAATGCTGATCATTCATATCTCTATTGACAGCGGTGATAAATAGATTCTAATAAGAAACACTTCTTGATTTGAGCAGAACGGCAAAAACCGAATCTGCGGCTACGGGCTTACCGGCTACGTGGCATATTGAGAAGAAGGAAGGATGACCAATGTCCGACTTGATGTCCGATTGTTCGAAGAATGCTAAATTGCACAAAGATGAAAATGCAACTCTTAACAGAGAGCCTTTTCATACGCCTCGAGTTACTCGCCCGCCTTTAGCGGACTCAAAGCGAAAGAAAATATCTGCAAGAGTTATAGCTCCCCCATCAGAACCGCCCGCTGCATGCCTTATAGGTCCACGAAGATCATACAAGTCTCAGGGGGCGTGGCTTGGAGGCGAAATTTTAACTGAAGCGCTTTTACGTGAAGGCGTCGAGACTATTTTTGGTATTCCTGGCGGTGTGCTTCTATCGCTTTTCGATAGTTTTTACGAGGCGCCGATTGACATTATTTTAGTCCGGCATGAACAAGGCGCAGGGCATATGGCTGAGGGCTATGCGCGCGCCACGGGACGGGTTGGCGTGGCCATCGGGACCTCCGGACCTGGCGCGACAAATCTGGTGACGGCAATTACCGACGCCTGGATGGATTCGGTGCCGGTAGTCTTTTTAACGGGACAGGTATCGTCGAATCTCATTGGTGCCGACGCCTTTCAAGAAGCGGACATAACCGGCATCACGCGCCCGATTACCAAGCATAATTACCTTGTGAAAAAAGTTGATGATCTACCGCGCGTGATTAAAGAGGCGTTTTATCTAGCGGGCTCAGGCAGGCGAGGTCCGGTGTTGATTGACCTTCCCAAGGACATGCTAATGTCCTCTCGCGATAATGTCGTGTGGCCTGATGCAGTTCGAATGCGTGGTTATCAACCTACGATCGATGGCCATGCCGGACAAATCAAACGTGCTGCGGAGCTTATCGCAGCATGTGAGCGTCCGCTTTTATATGTGGGTGGCGGTGCGATCGCCTCGCGTGCTACCGCGCAACTCATCGCCCTTTCGGAGAAGGCCAAGATCCCCGTAACGCTGACATCTATGGGACTGGGCGTTTTTCCCGCCGACCATCCCCATTACATTTCGATGCTCGGCATGCATGGCTCCTTTGCCGCGAACATGGCTGTTTCGCAGTGCGACTTGCTTTTAGCAATAGGCGCACGTTTTGATGACCGTGTTACCGGGCGACTTGATCGATTTGCTTCCCAGGCTAAGAAGGTGCATATTGACATCGATCCCACGAGTGTCGGTAAAAACGTCAAGGTCGATGTTCCAATCGTCGGCGATGCAGCTACTGTGCTACAGGCTCTTTTACCCAAGGTGATGCCAGTGGCGCAGCGCAAGCAATGGCTCACACAAATCGCGGCTTGGAAAGAGGAGCATCCATACACTTACTCGCGGCGCGAGGCAGAAATCGTGCCGCAGCAGGTTCTAGAAACCATAGCCAAGGTCACGTGCGGCGAGTGCGTTTATACAACTGATGTGGGGCAGCATCAAATGTGGGCTTGCCAATGGATCCCGGTAAATCATCCGCATCGTTTCATTTCTTCTTGCGGCCTTGGGACAATGGGCTTTGGCTTTCCGGCTGCTATCGGAGCGGCTTTTGGAGCGCGCTCACAGGGAGGGCTGCCAGTCGTGTGCATAACCAGCGACGGTTCGTTTCAGATGTGTCTGCAAGAGTTGGCAGTCTCCGTCGGTCATAGGCTGCCAGTGAAAATCCTACTTTTGAATAACGGCTGCTTAGGCATGATCCGCCAATGGCAGCATATGTTTTTCAAGGAACGGTATTCCTGTTCTGATTTGGATC
Coding sequences within:
- the ilvB gene encoding biosynthetic-type acetolactate synthase large subunit, with protein sequence MSDCSKNAKLHKDENATLNREPFHTPRVTRPPLADSKRKKISARVIAPPSEPPAACLIGPRRSYKSQGAWLGGEILTEALLREGVETIFGIPGGVLLSLFDSFYEAPIDIILVRHEQGAGHMAEGYARATGRVGVAIGTSGPGATNLVTAITDAWMDSVPVVFLTGQVSSNLIGADAFQEADITGITRPITKHNYLVKKVDDLPRVIKEAFYLAGSGRRGPVLIDLPKDMLMSSRDNVVWPDAVRMRGYQPTIDGHAGQIKRAAELIAACERPLLYVGGGAIASRATAQLIALSEKAKIPVTLTSMGLGVFPADHPHYISMLGMHGSFAANMAVSQCDLLLAIGARFDDRVTGRLDRFASQAKKVHIDIDPTSVGKNVKVDVPIVGDAATVLQALLPKVMPVAQRKQWLTQIAAWKEEHPYTYSRREAEIVPQQVLETIAKVTCGECVYTTDVGQHQMWACQWIPVNHPHRFISSCGLGTMGFGFPAAIGAAFGARSQGGLPVVCITSDGSFQMCLQELAVSVGHRLPVKILLLNNGCLGMIRQWQHMFFKERYSCSDLDLQPDFVSLAEAYGASAARVADPKELQQALEWLMATPGTALLDVVTAREENVYPMVPAGGASDEMILDPQEAVAIAQRLGFESFEAD